One segment of Apium graveolens cultivar Ventura unplaced genomic scaffold, ASM990537v1 ctg2124, whole genome shotgun sequence DNA contains the following:
- the LOC141700314 gene encoding uncharacterized protein LOC141700314 isoform X1 translates to MIGGKVVLTYKRKRSSLRSSPAHEDEYPRSYSNNPISTISMASGNFEESNKNHVCEPEHQNHVLEHLQSRNGLSTVIKEQDTPNCLEVCKLNTTEIKKYIGDSTFRDTFLSYDKLGISCESISGKNISTDVSTKDDPSMIGLCVNYVQSCVDGDNHEISVSEFGNTCIGRNSDILSTRSSHEKKCDPKFMDGSELSEVNPKEKSQLSKDISTNIPKEHRFSPLFTFRRRSKIKKIVDVNDIEKKLLVEEDKSALLDRGAGSSQYKTSICEAVTGEHCLVDPLGDLKSSEVTGNEICSPCAQADSVAEMLTSSSHGGETPCTEKDRSKDITPVGIDREDPSAICAITLSNIANRDIFCAAEIGTEQMSSISHDLFKNKSQIISSDNVCKVLEHTRFEDTALAAIPPGSCGVLNCSVSLNLSVNGNHIHTISEAYRDSMDSTSSSAPILQQSAPCGQLLDLLDAKVGESSFVHNADVEGSPSLVKDGGGEYILELMGVASKDNYLQHDAIASRASEETKLFSLEHNRNRPRFPARSVDFLGLSLQPEPRYVCSPNMCKFFGRRREFVQDAHSQLSSVQRSSLVRHEMMLDNIVTKAGALNGKRSCFVDNFQMPTTWSEEELDFLWIGVRRHGRGNWDTMLKDPRLHFLLWRSPQELAQRWDEEQTKHFSGMSSFHGKHYGPTEIDKWNYFHSRTGIQMEGLVDHIQLSLGHANVDHVDNSPYYFPLNNNRQTNGIEQICRPYMSMDTPHFKHYDKNYCRGQYASMAISGIKTSSADGSTGSLATQGNLPHWLRQAVNLPPFVPSMHPAGTQFVDRPYSSYLGLPRKTHEINLPQASTVITLGSRNGVSVSSEHYRRYANGQDGELIVIDSDASSEETISDDHNVGH, encoded by the exons ATGATTGGCGGTAAAGTAGTTTTAACGTACAAACGAAAGAGATCATCACTACGATCCAGCCCTGCCCATGAAGATGAATACCCTAGGTCATACTCCAATAATCCAATTTCTACCATTTCAATGGCATCGGGAAATTTTGAAGAGTCAAATAAAAATCATGTGTGTGAGCCTGAACATCAGAATCACGTATTAGAG CACCTGCAGTCTCGGAACGGGCTTAGCACTGTCATCAAAGAGcaagatacaccaaattgtctTGAAGTTTGTAAATTAAACACAACAGAGATCAAGAAATATATTGGAGACTCTACTTTCAGAGACACATTCTTAAGTTATGATAAGCTGGGAATTTCTTGTGAAAGTATCTCCGGGAAGAACATTTCTACGGATGTGTCAACTAAAGATGATCCCAGTATGATTGGATTGTGTGTGAACTATGTTCAGTCATGTGTTGATGGAGATAACCATGAGATTTCAGTTTCTGAATTTGGGAATACATGCATAGGGAGAAACTCTGATATCCTGAGCACAAGATCCTCACATGAAAAAAAATGTGACCCCAAGTTTATGGATGGATCTGAACTCAGTGAAGTAAATCCAAAAGAAAAATCTCAACTTTCGAAAGATATATCAACCAACATTCCTAAAGAACACAGATTTTCTCCGCTGTTTACCTTTAGGCGAAGATCCAAAATAAAGAAGATTGTGGATGTGAATGATATAGAAAAGAAGTTGCTGGTTGAGGAGGATAAGAGTGCATTGCTAGACAGGGGTGCTGGCTCTTCACAATACAAAACCTCAATATGTGAAGCAGTAACTGGCGAACACTGCTTGGTTGATCCCCTTGGAGATCTGAAATCGTCAGAG GTAACTGGAAATGAAATTTGTTCACCATGTGCCCAGGCTGATTCCGTAGCTGAAATGCTGAC TAGCAGTAGCCACGGGGGAGAAACACCTTGCACGGAAAAGGACAGAAGTAAAGACATTACACCTGTTGGCATTGACCGAGAAGATCCTTCGGCTATTTGTGCCATAACTTTGTCCAATATTGCCAATAGAGATATTTTTTGTGCAGCTGAAATCGGAACGGAACAGATGTCATCCATCAGTCATGATTTATTTAAAAACAAATCTCAAATCATTTCGAGTGATAACGTTTGCAAAGTTCTTGAACATACAAGATTTGAGGATACAGCCCTAGCAGCTATTCCTCCTG GTTCATGCGGAGTATTGAACTGCAGTGTATCATTAAATTTGAGTGTCAATGGAAATCATATTCATACAATTTCTGAAGCCTATCGGGATTCCATGGACTCCACTAGCAGTAGTGCTCCTATCCTGCAACAGTCGGCTCCCTGTGGCCAGCTTTTGGATCTGCTAGATGCTAAAGTAGGAGAATCATCATTTGTTCACAATGCTGATGTTGAAGGTAGTCCCTCATTGGTAAAAGATGGTGGCGGAGAATACATTTTAGAGTTGATGGGAGTTGCATCAAAGGACAATTATTTGCAG CATGATGCAATAGCATCCAGGGCTTCTGAAGAAACCAAACTATTTTCACTGGAACATAATAGAAACCGGCCTAGATTTCCTGCAAGATCTGTAGATTTTCTCGGTTTATCTCTTCAGCCAGAGCCCAGATATGTTTGTTCCCCCAATATGTGCAAGTTTTTTGGCAGACGTAGGGAATTTGTTCAAGATGCACATTCTCAGCTTTCCTCGGTTCAGAGGTCATCTCTTGTGAGACACGAAATGATGCTCGATAACATTGTAACAAAAGCAGGAGCACTGAACGGAAAGAGAAGCTGTTTCGTTGATAATTTTCAGATGCCGACCACCTGGTCTGAAGAAGAGTTGGACTTTCTATGGATTGGTGTTAGAAGACATGGAAGGGGCAATTGGGATACAATGTTAAAGGATCCCAGGCTGCATTTTTTGTTGTGGAGATCGCCTCAGGAGCTGGCTCAGCGTTGGGATGAGGAGCAAACCAAACATTTTAGTGGCATGTCATCATTTCATGGGAAACATTATGGACCAACTGAAATAGACAAGTGGAACTACTTTCATTCAAGAACTGGAATCCAGATGGAGGGCCTGGTTGACCATATCCAGCTTTCACTTGGACATGCAAATGTAGATCATGTCGACAATAGCCCATATTACTTTCCATTGAACAATAATCGTCAAACCAATGGGATTGAACAGATTTGCAGGCCATATATGAGTATGGATACACCTCACTTTAAGCACTATGATAAGAACTACTGCAGAGGACAATATGCAAGCATGGCAATATCCGGGATCAAAACTTCTTCAGCTGATGGCTCGACAGGTAGTTTAGCTACTCAAGGTAATCTACCTCATTGGCTGAGACAAGCGGTTAATCTTCCACCATTCGTTCCATCCATGCATCCAGCTGGAACGCAATTTGTTGATCGACCTTATTCCTCTTATCTTGGATTACCACGAAAGACACATGAAATAAACTTACCACAAGCTAGTACTGTCATCACATTAGGTAGCAGAAACGGAGTTTCTGTGTCAAGTGAACATTACCGCCGTTATGCTAATGGACAGGATGGTGAACTGATAGTTATTGATAGCGATGCATCTTCAGAAGAAACAATATCGGATGACCATAATGTTGGGCATTAG
- the LOC141700314 gene encoding uncharacterized protein LOC141700314 isoform X2: protein MIGGKVVLTYKRKRSSLRSSPAHEDEYPRSYSNNPISTISMASGNFEESNKNHVCEPEHQNHVLEHLQSRNGLSTVIKEQDTPNCLEVCKLNTTEIKKYIGDSTFRDTFLSYDKLGISCESISGKNISTDVSTKDDPSMIGLCVNYVQSCVDGDNHEISVSEFGNTCIGRNSDILSTRSSHEKKCDPKFMDGSELSEVNPKEKSQLSKDISTNIPKEHRFSPLFTFRRRSKIKKIVDVNDIEKKLLVEEDKSALLDRGAGSSQYKTSICEAVTGEHCLVDPLGDLKSSEVTGNEICSPCAQADSVAEMLTSHGGETPCTEKDRSKDITPVGIDREDPSAICAITLSNIANRDIFCAAEIGTEQMSSISHDLFKNKSQIISSDNVCKVLEHTRFEDTALAAIPPGSCGVLNCSVSLNLSVNGNHIHTISEAYRDSMDSTSSSAPILQQSAPCGQLLDLLDAKVGESSFVHNADVEGSPSLVKDGGGEYILELMGVASKDNYLQHDAIASRASEETKLFSLEHNRNRPRFPARSVDFLGLSLQPEPRYVCSPNMCKFFGRRREFVQDAHSQLSSVQRSSLVRHEMMLDNIVTKAGALNGKRSCFVDNFQMPTTWSEEELDFLWIGVRRHGRGNWDTMLKDPRLHFLLWRSPQELAQRWDEEQTKHFSGMSSFHGKHYGPTEIDKWNYFHSRTGIQMEGLVDHIQLSLGHANVDHVDNSPYYFPLNNNRQTNGIEQICRPYMSMDTPHFKHYDKNYCRGQYASMAISGIKTSSADGSTGSLATQGNLPHWLRQAVNLPPFVPSMHPAGTQFVDRPYSSYLGLPRKTHEINLPQASTVITLGSRNGVSVSSEHYRRYANGQDGELIVIDSDASSEETISDDHNVGH, encoded by the exons ATGATTGGCGGTAAAGTAGTTTTAACGTACAAACGAAAGAGATCATCACTACGATCCAGCCCTGCCCATGAAGATGAATACCCTAGGTCATACTCCAATAATCCAATTTCTACCATTTCAATGGCATCGGGAAATTTTGAAGAGTCAAATAAAAATCATGTGTGTGAGCCTGAACATCAGAATCACGTATTAGAG CACCTGCAGTCTCGGAACGGGCTTAGCACTGTCATCAAAGAGcaagatacaccaaattgtctTGAAGTTTGTAAATTAAACACAACAGAGATCAAGAAATATATTGGAGACTCTACTTTCAGAGACACATTCTTAAGTTATGATAAGCTGGGAATTTCTTGTGAAAGTATCTCCGGGAAGAACATTTCTACGGATGTGTCAACTAAAGATGATCCCAGTATGATTGGATTGTGTGTGAACTATGTTCAGTCATGTGTTGATGGAGATAACCATGAGATTTCAGTTTCTGAATTTGGGAATACATGCATAGGGAGAAACTCTGATATCCTGAGCACAAGATCCTCACATGAAAAAAAATGTGACCCCAAGTTTATGGATGGATCTGAACTCAGTGAAGTAAATCCAAAAGAAAAATCTCAACTTTCGAAAGATATATCAACCAACATTCCTAAAGAACACAGATTTTCTCCGCTGTTTACCTTTAGGCGAAGATCCAAAATAAAGAAGATTGTGGATGTGAATGATATAGAAAAGAAGTTGCTGGTTGAGGAGGATAAGAGTGCATTGCTAGACAGGGGTGCTGGCTCTTCACAATACAAAACCTCAATATGTGAAGCAGTAACTGGCGAACACTGCTTGGTTGATCCCCTTGGAGATCTGAAATCGTCAGAG GTAACTGGAAATGAAATTTGTTCACCATGTGCCCAGGCTGATTCCGTAGCTGAAATGCTGAC TAGCCACGGGGGAGAAACACCTTGCACGGAAAAGGACAGAAGTAAAGACATTACACCTGTTGGCATTGACCGAGAAGATCCTTCGGCTATTTGTGCCATAACTTTGTCCAATATTGCCAATAGAGATATTTTTTGTGCAGCTGAAATCGGAACGGAACAGATGTCATCCATCAGTCATGATTTATTTAAAAACAAATCTCAAATCATTTCGAGTGATAACGTTTGCAAAGTTCTTGAACATACAAGATTTGAGGATACAGCCCTAGCAGCTATTCCTCCTG GTTCATGCGGAGTATTGAACTGCAGTGTATCATTAAATTTGAGTGTCAATGGAAATCATATTCATACAATTTCTGAAGCCTATCGGGATTCCATGGACTCCACTAGCAGTAGTGCTCCTATCCTGCAACAGTCGGCTCCCTGTGGCCAGCTTTTGGATCTGCTAGATGCTAAAGTAGGAGAATCATCATTTGTTCACAATGCTGATGTTGAAGGTAGTCCCTCATTGGTAAAAGATGGTGGCGGAGAATACATTTTAGAGTTGATGGGAGTTGCATCAAAGGACAATTATTTGCAG CATGATGCAATAGCATCCAGGGCTTCTGAAGAAACCAAACTATTTTCACTGGAACATAATAGAAACCGGCCTAGATTTCCTGCAAGATCTGTAGATTTTCTCGGTTTATCTCTTCAGCCAGAGCCCAGATATGTTTGTTCCCCCAATATGTGCAAGTTTTTTGGCAGACGTAGGGAATTTGTTCAAGATGCACATTCTCAGCTTTCCTCGGTTCAGAGGTCATCTCTTGTGAGACACGAAATGATGCTCGATAACATTGTAACAAAAGCAGGAGCACTGAACGGAAAGAGAAGCTGTTTCGTTGATAATTTTCAGATGCCGACCACCTGGTCTGAAGAAGAGTTGGACTTTCTATGGATTGGTGTTAGAAGACATGGAAGGGGCAATTGGGATACAATGTTAAAGGATCCCAGGCTGCATTTTTTGTTGTGGAGATCGCCTCAGGAGCTGGCTCAGCGTTGGGATGAGGAGCAAACCAAACATTTTAGTGGCATGTCATCATTTCATGGGAAACATTATGGACCAACTGAAATAGACAAGTGGAACTACTTTCATTCAAGAACTGGAATCCAGATGGAGGGCCTGGTTGACCATATCCAGCTTTCACTTGGACATGCAAATGTAGATCATGTCGACAATAGCCCATATTACTTTCCATTGAACAATAATCGTCAAACCAATGGGATTGAACAGATTTGCAGGCCATATATGAGTATGGATACACCTCACTTTAAGCACTATGATAAGAACTACTGCAGAGGACAATATGCAAGCATGGCAATATCCGGGATCAAAACTTCTTCAGCTGATGGCTCGACAGGTAGTTTAGCTACTCAAGGTAATCTACCTCATTGGCTGAGACAAGCGGTTAATCTTCCACCATTCGTTCCATCCATGCATCCAGCTGGAACGCAATTTGTTGATCGACCTTATTCCTCTTATCTTGGATTACCACGAAAGACACATGAAATAAACTTACCACAAGCTAGTACTGTCATCACATTAGGTAGCAGAAACGGAGTTTCTGTGTCAAGTGAACATTACCGCCGTTATGCTAATGGACAGGATGGTGAACTGATAGTTATTGATAGCGATGCATCTTCAGAAGAAACAATATCGGATGACCATAATGTTGGGCATTAG
- the LOC141700314 gene encoding uncharacterized protein LOC141700314 isoform X3 — translation MIGGKVVLTYKRKRSSLRSSPAHEDEYPRSYSNNPISTISMASGNFEESNKNHVCEPEHQNHVLESRNGLSTVIKEQDTPNCLEVCKLNTTEIKKYIGDSTFRDTFLSYDKLGISCESISGKNISTDVSTKDDPSMIGLCVNYVQSCVDGDNHEISVSEFGNTCIGRNSDILSTRSSHEKKCDPKFMDGSELSEVNPKEKSQLSKDISTNIPKEHRFSPLFTFRRRSKIKKIVDVNDIEKKLLVEEDKSALLDRGAGSSQYKTSICEAVTGEHCLVDPLGDLKSSEVTGNEICSPCAQADSVAEMLTSSSHGGETPCTEKDRSKDITPVGIDREDPSAICAITLSNIANRDIFCAAEIGTEQMSSISHDLFKNKSQIISSDNVCKVLEHTRFEDTALAAIPPGSCGVLNCSVSLNLSVNGNHIHTISEAYRDSMDSTSSSAPILQQSAPCGQLLDLLDAKVGESSFVHNADVEGSPSLVKDGGGEYILELMGVASKDNYLQHDAIASRASEETKLFSLEHNRNRPRFPARSVDFLGLSLQPEPRYVCSPNMCKFFGRRREFVQDAHSQLSSVQRSSLVRHEMMLDNIVTKAGALNGKRSCFVDNFQMPTTWSEEELDFLWIGVRRHGRGNWDTMLKDPRLHFLLWRSPQELAQRWDEEQTKHFSGMSSFHGKHYGPTEIDKWNYFHSRTGIQMEGLVDHIQLSLGHANVDHVDNSPYYFPLNNNRQTNGIEQICRPYMSMDTPHFKHYDKNYCRGQYASMAISGIKTSSADGSTGSLATQGNLPHWLRQAVNLPPFVPSMHPAGTQFVDRPYSSYLGLPRKTHEINLPQASTVITLGSRNGVSVSSEHYRRYANGQDGELIVIDSDASSEETISDDHNVGH, via the exons ATGATTGGCGGTAAAGTAGTTTTAACGTACAAACGAAAGAGATCATCACTACGATCCAGCCCTGCCCATGAAGATGAATACCCTAGGTCATACTCCAATAATCCAATTTCTACCATTTCAATGGCATCGGGAAATTTTGAAGAGTCAAATAAAAATCATGTGTGTGAGCCTGAACATCAGAATCACGTATTAGAG TCTCGGAACGGGCTTAGCACTGTCATCAAAGAGcaagatacaccaaattgtctTGAAGTTTGTAAATTAAACACAACAGAGATCAAGAAATATATTGGAGACTCTACTTTCAGAGACACATTCTTAAGTTATGATAAGCTGGGAATTTCTTGTGAAAGTATCTCCGGGAAGAACATTTCTACGGATGTGTCAACTAAAGATGATCCCAGTATGATTGGATTGTGTGTGAACTATGTTCAGTCATGTGTTGATGGAGATAACCATGAGATTTCAGTTTCTGAATTTGGGAATACATGCATAGGGAGAAACTCTGATATCCTGAGCACAAGATCCTCACATGAAAAAAAATGTGACCCCAAGTTTATGGATGGATCTGAACTCAGTGAAGTAAATCCAAAAGAAAAATCTCAACTTTCGAAAGATATATCAACCAACATTCCTAAAGAACACAGATTTTCTCCGCTGTTTACCTTTAGGCGAAGATCCAAAATAAAGAAGATTGTGGATGTGAATGATATAGAAAAGAAGTTGCTGGTTGAGGAGGATAAGAGTGCATTGCTAGACAGGGGTGCTGGCTCTTCACAATACAAAACCTCAATATGTGAAGCAGTAACTGGCGAACACTGCTTGGTTGATCCCCTTGGAGATCTGAAATCGTCAGAG GTAACTGGAAATGAAATTTGTTCACCATGTGCCCAGGCTGATTCCGTAGCTGAAATGCTGAC TAGCAGTAGCCACGGGGGAGAAACACCTTGCACGGAAAAGGACAGAAGTAAAGACATTACACCTGTTGGCATTGACCGAGAAGATCCTTCGGCTATTTGTGCCATAACTTTGTCCAATATTGCCAATAGAGATATTTTTTGTGCAGCTGAAATCGGAACGGAACAGATGTCATCCATCAGTCATGATTTATTTAAAAACAAATCTCAAATCATTTCGAGTGATAACGTTTGCAAAGTTCTTGAACATACAAGATTTGAGGATACAGCCCTAGCAGCTATTCCTCCTG GTTCATGCGGAGTATTGAACTGCAGTGTATCATTAAATTTGAGTGTCAATGGAAATCATATTCATACAATTTCTGAAGCCTATCGGGATTCCATGGACTCCACTAGCAGTAGTGCTCCTATCCTGCAACAGTCGGCTCCCTGTGGCCAGCTTTTGGATCTGCTAGATGCTAAAGTAGGAGAATCATCATTTGTTCACAATGCTGATGTTGAAGGTAGTCCCTCATTGGTAAAAGATGGTGGCGGAGAATACATTTTAGAGTTGATGGGAGTTGCATCAAAGGACAATTATTTGCAG CATGATGCAATAGCATCCAGGGCTTCTGAAGAAACCAAACTATTTTCACTGGAACATAATAGAAACCGGCCTAGATTTCCTGCAAGATCTGTAGATTTTCTCGGTTTATCTCTTCAGCCAGAGCCCAGATATGTTTGTTCCCCCAATATGTGCAAGTTTTTTGGCAGACGTAGGGAATTTGTTCAAGATGCACATTCTCAGCTTTCCTCGGTTCAGAGGTCATCTCTTGTGAGACACGAAATGATGCTCGATAACATTGTAACAAAAGCAGGAGCACTGAACGGAAAGAGAAGCTGTTTCGTTGATAATTTTCAGATGCCGACCACCTGGTCTGAAGAAGAGTTGGACTTTCTATGGATTGGTGTTAGAAGACATGGAAGGGGCAATTGGGATACAATGTTAAAGGATCCCAGGCTGCATTTTTTGTTGTGGAGATCGCCTCAGGAGCTGGCTCAGCGTTGGGATGAGGAGCAAACCAAACATTTTAGTGGCATGTCATCATTTCATGGGAAACATTATGGACCAACTGAAATAGACAAGTGGAACTACTTTCATTCAAGAACTGGAATCCAGATGGAGGGCCTGGTTGACCATATCCAGCTTTCACTTGGACATGCAAATGTAGATCATGTCGACAATAGCCCATATTACTTTCCATTGAACAATAATCGTCAAACCAATGGGATTGAACAGATTTGCAGGCCATATATGAGTATGGATACACCTCACTTTAAGCACTATGATAAGAACTACTGCAGAGGACAATATGCAAGCATGGCAATATCCGGGATCAAAACTTCTTCAGCTGATGGCTCGACAGGTAGTTTAGCTACTCAAGGTAATCTACCTCATTGGCTGAGACAAGCGGTTAATCTTCCACCATTCGTTCCATCCATGCATCCAGCTGGAACGCAATTTGTTGATCGACCTTATTCCTCTTATCTTGGATTACCACGAAAGACACATGAAATAAACTTACCACAAGCTAGTACTGTCATCACATTAGGTAGCAGAAACGGAGTTTCTGTGTCAAGTGAACATTACCGCCGTTATGCTAATGGACAGGATGGTGAACTGATAGTTATTGATAGCGATGCATCTTCAGAAGAAACAATATCGGATGACCATAATGTTGGGCATTAG